The following proteins come from a genomic window of Streptomyces sp. NBC_01716:
- a CDS encoding phosphotransferase family protein, which translates to MSASPPPGLDPERLRGHLDRERPGLVGGPLSARLIEGGRSNLTYLIGDGTHEWVVRRPPLGHVLATAHDMTREFRVISALHPTAVPVPGPLLLCEDPDVLGAPFYVMEYVAGTPYRTAEQLAPLGPDRTRTALLGLVDTLVELHAVDPAAVGLADFGRPEGFLDRQLRRWAKQLDASRNRDLPGIDELHAALGRSLPGSPAPTVVHGDYRLDNVLLGDDDRIKAVLDWEMSTLGDPLTDLGLLVMYSAPLEITGSPISTTAGAAGHPDPAELVERYAAGSGRDTSAIAWYTAFAWFKLAVILEGIHYRYTLGRTVGGGFERIGDLVPVFIEHGLTTLQEG; encoded by the coding sequence ATGAGCGCCAGTCCCCCGCCAGGACTCGACCCGGAGCGGCTGCGCGGCCACCTCGACCGCGAGCGCCCCGGACTGGTGGGCGGACCACTGAGCGCCCGGCTGATCGAGGGCGGACGGTCGAACCTGACGTATCTGATCGGCGACGGTACCCACGAGTGGGTGGTCCGCAGGCCGCCGCTCGGCCATGTCCTCGCCACGGCGCACGACATGACGCGCGAGTTCCGGGTGATCAGCGCGCTGCACCCGACGGCCGTGCCGGTGCCCGGGCCCCTGCTGCTGTGCGAGGACCCGGACGTGCTCGGGGCGCCCTTCTACGTGATGGAGTACGTAGCGGGGACCCCGTACCGTACGGCCGAACAGCTCGCCCCGCTCGGCCCCGACCGCACCCGCACCGCGCTCCTGGGCCTGGTCGACACCCTGGTCGAGCTGCACGCGGTCGACCCCGCCGCGGTGGGACTCGCCGACTTCGGCCGGCCCGAGGGCTTCCTCGACCGCCAACTGCGCCGCTGGGCCAAGCAGTTGGACGCCTCACGCAACCGGGACCTGCCCGGCATCGACGAGTTGCACGCAGCTCTGGGCCGCTCCCTGCCCGGTTCCCCCGCGCCCACCGTCGTCCACGGCGACTACCGGCTCGACAACGTACTGCTCGGTGACGACGACCGGATCAAGGCCGTGCTGGACTGGGAGATGTCCACCCTCGGCGACCCGCTGACCGACCTCGGTCTGCTGGTGATGTACAGCGCGCCGCTGGAGATCACGGGCTCCCCGATCAGTACGACCGCCGGCGCGGCCGGCCATCCCGACCCGGCCGAACTGGTCGAGCGCTACGCCGCCGGTTCGGGCCGCGACACCTCGGCGATCGCCTGGTACACGGCCTTCGCCTGGTTCAAGCTCGCCGTGATCCTCGAAGGCATCCACTACCGCTACACGCTGGGCCGGACGGTCGGCGGCGGTTTCGAGCGCATCGGCGATCTCGTCCCCGTCTTCATCGAGCACGGCCTCACCACCCTCCAGGAAGGCTGA
- a CDS encoding DUF202 domain-containing protein: MGSPAAGAARDPGLQPERTRLAWRRTTLTYTVVAVLAGRQVLRNEVTAAGVAAAVAGALVWLAFLWVAHRRMTALDTPEPRPLPAGAGVAAVVCVICLAAFGVTVL; encoded by the coding sequence ATGGGGAGCCCGGCCGCCGGGGCGGCGCGCGACCCGGGCCTCCAGCCCGAGCGGACCCGGCTGGCCTGGCGGCGTACGACTCTGACGTACACGGTCGTGGCGGTGCTCGCGGGGCGGCAGGTCCTCCGGAACGAGGTGACGGCCGCGGGCGTCGCGGCGGCGGTGGCGGGCGCGCTCGTCTGGCTGGCGTTCCTCTGGGTGGCGCACCGGCGGATGACGGCCCTCGACACGCCGGAGCCGCGCCCGCTGCCGGCAGGTGCGGGGGTCGCGGCGGTGGTGTGTGTGATCTGCCTGGCGGCGTTCGGCGTGACCGTGCTCTGA
- a CDS encoding YidH family protein has protein sequence MIDFVRSLRLWFAPRRVSDEGTTPDYRFSLANERTFLAWIRTSLALVGGGFAVDQFLPDLRWGVRVGLAVVLFAIGALSALRSISQWVRSERAMRRGEDLPVTAFPTLLGLSVAAVAVIMLVVVLAGGTR, from the coding sequence GTGATCGATTTTGTACGGAGCCTGCGCCTGTGGTTCGCGCCCCGGCGGGTCAGCGACGAGGGGACGACCCCCGACTACCGCTTCTCGCTCGCCAACGAACGCACGTTCCTCGCCTGGATCCGTACGTCACTGGCCCTGGTGGGCGGCGGATTCGCCGTCGACCAGTTCCTGCCGGACCTGCGCTGGGGTGTGCGGGTGGGGCTTGCGGTGGTGCTCTTCGCGATCGGGGCGCTCAGCGCGCTGCGGTCCATCAGCCAGTGGGTGCGCAGCGAGCGGGCGATGCGCCGGGGCGAGGATCTGCCGGTGACGGCGTTCCCGACGCTGCTGGGGCTGTCGGTCGCGGCCGTCGCCGTGATCATGCTGGTCGTGGTTTTGGCGGGCGGGACCCGCTGA
- a CDS encoding NUDIX hydrolase — translation MSAADEILDIVDEQDRVVGRAPRGEVYAKGLRHRCVFVLARDAESRVFVHRRTATKLVFPSHHDMFVGGVVGAGETYDDAALREAEEELGVSGLPRPVPLFSFLYEAGGGQLSWWSRVYEVRCVLPVSPQAEEIDWHAFLTEEELERRLAQRPGDGGWRWTPDGLTAYERLKASRA, via the coding sequence ATGAGCGCCGCTGACGAAATCCTCGACATCGTCGACGAACAGGACCGCGTCGTGGGGCGGGCACCGCGCGGCGAGGTGTACGCGAAGGGGCTGCGGCACCGCTGCGTCTTCGTCCTCGCGCGCGACGCCGAGAGCCGTGTCTTCGTCCACCGCAGGACGGCGACCAAGCTCGTCTTCCCGTCCCACCACGACATGTTCGTGGGCGGTGTGGTCGGCGCGGGCGAGACGTACGACGACGCGGCGCTGCGCGAGGCCGAGGAGGAACTGGGGGTCTCGGGCCTGCCGCGCCCGGTACCGCTGTTCTCGTTCCTGTACGAGGCCGGGGGCGGCCAGCTGAGCTGGTGGTCGCGCGTCTACGAGGTCCGCTGTGTGCTGCCGGTGTCCCCGCAGGCGGAGGAGATCGACTGGCACGCGTTCCTGACGGAGGAGGAGCTGGAGCGGCGTCTGGCGCAGCGCCCCGGCGACGGTGGGTGGCGGTGGACGCCGGACGGCCTGACGGCGTACGAACGGCTCAAAGCGTCCCGCGCGTAA
- a CDS encoding FAD-binding dehydrogenase — MAYDADVIVIGAGLAGLVATAELVDAGRSVILLDQEPERSIGGQAHWSFGGMFLVDSPEQRRLRVKDSRDLALQDWLGTAGFDREEDHWPRKWAEAYVDFAAGEKRSWLRERGIRFFPVVGWAERGGYGASGHGNSVPRFHITWGTGPGVVEPFERRVREGVAKGLVTFRFRHRVTGLGASAGAVDTVTGEVLEPSDAERGTASSRVTTGTFELRAQAVIVTSGGIGGNHDLVRAQWPERLGTPPGKMLSGVPAHVDGLMLGITERAGAHHINRDRMWHYTEGIENWNPIWARHGIRILPGPSSLWLDARGTRLPVPLFPGFDTLGTLDHIMHSGHDYTWFVLNRRIIGKEFALSGSEQNPDLTGKSVRDVIDRARQDVPGPVRAFMDNGADFVVEKDLASLVRGMNALTEKPLIDEDGLRREIVARDREVANPFTKDLQMTAVRGARAYLGDKLIRTVAPHRILDPKAGPLIAVRLHILTRKSLGGLQTDLSSRVLRPDGTPLAGVYAAGEAAGFGGGGMHGYRSLEGTFLGGCVFSGRAAGRAAAEAVA, encoded by the coding sequence ATGGCGTACGACGCTGATGTGATCGTGATCGGCGCGGGACTGGCCGGGCTGGTGGCCACCGCCGAACTCGTCGACGCGGGGCGCTCGGTCATCCTGCTCGACCAGGAGCCGGAGCGGTCCATCGGTGGCCAGGCGCACTGGTCCTTCGGCGGGATGTTCCTCGTGGACTCGCCCGAGCAGCGGCGGCTGCGGGTCAAGGACAGCAGGGACCTCGCGCTCCAGGACTGGCTCGGCACGGCCGGCTTCGACCGCGAGGAGGACCACTGGCCGCGCAAATGGGCCGAGGCGTACGTGGACTTCGCCGCCGGTGAGAAGCGGTCCTGGCTGCGCGAGCGGGGCATACGCTTCTTCCCGGTCGTCGGCTGGGCCGAGCGCGGCGGCTACGGCGCGAGCGGGCACGGCAACTCGGTGCCGCGCTTCCACATCACCTGGGGGACCGGCCCCGGCGTCGTCGAGCCGTTCGAGCGGCGGGTGCGTGAGGGCGTCGCCAAGGGACTGGTGACGTTCCGTTTCCGGCACCGGGTTACCGGACTCGGCGCGAGCGCCGGCGCCGTCGACACGGTGACCGGTGAGGTGCTTGAGCCGAGCGACGCCGAACGCGGCACGGCCAGCAGCCGCGTCACGACGGGTACGTTCGAACTCAGGGCGCAGGCCGTGATCGTCACGTCCGGCGGCATCGGCGGAAACCACGACCTCGTACGCGCCCAGTGGCCCGAACGCCTCGGCACCCCGCCCGGGAAGATGCTCTCCGGCGTACCCGCCCATGTCGACGGTCTGATGCTCGGCATCACCGAGCGGGCCGGCGCCCACCACATCAACCGGGACCGGATGTGGCACTACACGGAGGGCATAGAGAACTGGAACCCGATCTGGGCCAGGCACGGCATCCGGATCCTGCCCGGACCCTCGTCGCTCTGGCTCGACGCACGCGGCACGCGGCTGCCGGTGCCGCTGTTCCCCGGCTTCGACACGCTCGGAACGCTGGACCACATCATGCACAGCGGCCACGACTACACCTGGTTCGTTCTCAACCGGCGCATCATCGGCAAGGAGTTCGCGCTCTCGGGCTCCGAGCAGAATCCCGACCTGACCGGGAAGTCCGTCCGCGACGTGATCGACCGGGCGCGCCAGGACGTGCCGGGACCGGTCAGGGCGTTCATGGACAACGGCGCTGACTTCGTCGTGGAGAAGGACCTCGCCTCGCTCGTGCGGGGGATGAACGCGCTCACCGAGAAGCCGCTGATCGACGAGGACGGGCTGCGCCGGGAGATCGTGGCGCGCGACAGGGAGGTCGCCAACCCGTTCACCAAGGACCTCCAGATGACGGCCGTCCGAGGGGCGCGCGCCTATCTGGGCGACAAGCTGATCCGTACGGTGGCGCCGCACCGCATCCTCGACCCCAAGGCCGGTCCGCTGATCGCCGTACGGCTGCACATCCTGACCCGCAAGTCGCTCGGCGGGCTTCAGACGGACCTGTCGTCGCGGGTGCTGCGGCCGGACGGCACACCGCTGGCCGGGGTGTACGCGGCGGGGGAGGCGGCCGGCTTCGGCGGCGGCGGGATGCACGGCTACCGCTCGCTGGAGGGCACGTTCCTCGGCGGCTGTGTCTTCTCCGGGCGCGCGGCCGGGCGGGCGGCGGCGGAGGCGGTCGCCTAG
- a CDS encoding ASCH domain-containing protein: MATPQEHPEALPPFLLAFPGPLRDQLVAAVLSGKKVSTTGLLAEYEVENEELPPVGERSALIDSAGREIAVLELTEVRVLPLGQVDLQHALDEGEGYDSVAAWRAGHEAFWHSDEMREAMGDPSFTVHDGTLVVAERFRVVERR; the protein is encoded by the coding sequence ATGGCGACCCCCCAGGAACACCCCGAAGCCCTCCCGCCCTTTCTGCTGGCCTTCCCCGGGCCGCTGCGCGATCAGCTGGTCGCGGCGGTCCTGTCCGGGAAGAAGGTCTCGACCACGGGCCTGCTGGCCGAGTACGAGGTGGAGAACGAGGAGCTGCCGCCGGTCGGGGAGCGTTCGGCGCTGATCGACTCGGCCGGCCGCGAGATCGCCGTGCTGGAGCTGACGGAGGTACGGGTGCTGCCGCTGGGGCAGGTCGATCTCCAGCACGCGCTGGACGAGGGCGAGGGGTACGACTCGGTGGCGGCCTGGCGCGCGGGCCACGAGGCGTTCTGGCACAGCGACGAGATGCGGGAGGCGATGGGCGACCCGTCGTTCACGGTGCACGACGGGACGCTGGTGGTGGCGGAGCGCTTCCGGGTGGTGGAGCGCCGGTAG
- a CDS encoding molybdopterin-dependent oxidoreductase: MLGLGAAGVVTAPYLQRGLEAFLGSVADTDPTGLTGLLPNGGGFRYYSVASSVPRKGPENYRLTVDGLVDRPTTYTLDALRKLPQTRMVRDVQCVTGWRVPETPFEGVRLSRILDAAGVRPDAKAVRFTCFDGTYSESLTMEQARRPDVLVALKMRDKPVEHAHGGPVRLYVAPMYFYKSAKWLSGISVTSDVRPGYWEERGYDVDAWVGRSNGRTDTPTV, translated from the coding sequence ATGCTCGGTCTCGGCGCGGCGGGCGTCGTCACGGCGCCCTATCTCCAGCGGGGGCTCGAAGCCTTCCTCGGCTCGGTGGCCGACACCGACCCGACCGGGCTGACCGGCCTGCTGCCCAACGGGGGCGGGTTCCGCTACTACTCGGTGGCCAGCTCCGTACCCCGCAAGGGTCCTGAGAACTACCGGCTCACCGTGGACGGGCTGGTCGACCGGCCCACCACGTACACGCTCGACGCCCTGCGGAAGCTCCCGCAGACCCGCATGGTCCGTGACGTCCAGTGCGTCACCGGCTGGCGGGTGCCGGAAACGCCGTTCGAAGGCGTACGGCTGTCGCGGATCCTCGATGCCGCGGGGGTACGGCCGGACGCCAAAGCGGTCCGCTTCACCTGCTTCGACGGCACGTACAGCGAGAGCCTGACCATGGAGCAGGCCAGACGGCCCGACGTCCTGGTGGCGCTGAAGATGCGCGACAAGCCGGTCGAGCACGCGCACGGCGGTCCGGTACGGCTCTACGTGGCACCCATGTACTTCTACAAATCGGCGAAATGGCTCTCCGGGATCTCCGTCACCTCCGACGTCCGCCCCGGCTACTGGGAGGAGCGCGGCTATGACGTCGACGCCTGGGTCGGGCGGTCCAACGGCCGCACCGACACCCCGACCGTCTGA
- a CDS encoding cytochrome b/b6 domain-containing protein translates to MTSTPGSGGPTAAPTPRPSDRPGGPPSGRPEPARPRLRRRFSRAERMVHRATGVLMLVCVVTAASLYVPQLAELVGRRYLVVTLHEWSGLLLPAPFLLGLASPSFRADLRRLNRFAPHDKEWLRAVRRRDFRPESRPAGKFNAGQKVYGGWIAGAVLVMLATGLMMWFTWLTPLVWRTSATFVHDWLSLAVGLVLVGHIGMAFADPEARRGMRTGSVERPWAEREHPLWKEEE, encoded by the coding sequence ATGACGTCGACGCCTGGGTCGGGCGGTCCAACGGCCGCACCGACACCCCGACCGTCTGACCGGCCCGGCGGCCCGCCCTCCGGCCGGCCGGAGCCGGCGCGACCCCGGCTGCGGCGGCGGTTCAGCCGCGCCGAGCGGATGGTCCACCGCGCGACCGGCGTGCTGATGCTGGTCTGCGTGGTGACGGCGGCGTCTCTGTACGTACCGCAGCTCGCCGAACTCGTCGGCCGCCGCTACCTGGTGGTCACCCTGCACGAGTGGTCGGGTCTGCTGCTGCCCGCGCCGTTCCTCCTGGGGCTCGCGTCCCCCTCCTTCCGCGCCGATCTGCGCCGGCTCAACCGCTTCGCGCCGCACGACAAGGAGTGGCTACGAGCCGTGCGGCGCCGCGACTTCCGGCCGGAGTCGCGCCCGGCGGGCAAGTTCAACGCCGGGCAGAAGGTGTACGGCGGCTGGATCGCGGGAGCCGTCCTGGTCATGCTCGCGACGGGCCTGATGATGTGGTTCACCTGGCTGACGCCGCTGGTGTGGCGGACGAGCGCCACCTTCGTGCACGACTGGCTGTCGCTGGCCGTGGGGCTCGTGCTCGTCGGGCACATCGGGATGGCGTTCGCCGACCCGGAGGCACGGCGCGGCATGCGGACCGGATCGGTGGAACGGCCGTGGGCGGAGCGGGAGCACCCTCTGTGGAAGGAAGAGGAGTGA
- a CDS encoding GntP family permease, producing the protein MTSLSVETLAADAVEPITSAGNTQLGIAVLAGIAVIVLLITQFKLHAFLALTIGTLALGAFAGASLGDTILSFSAGLGSTVAGVGVLIALGAILGKLLADSGGADQIVDTILSRASGRAMPWAMVLIASVIGLPLFFEVGIVLLIPVVLLVAKRGNFSLMRIGIPALAGLSVMHGLIPPHPGPLVAIDAIGADLGVTLALGLLISIPTVIIAGPLFSRYAARWVDIQPPERMLQTLEKRPSEESDRRPSFGATVATVLLPVVLMLVKALVDIVVDDPENQVQKVADVIGSPLIALLAAVLVGIFTLGRAAGFTKDRIASTIEKSFGPIAGVLLIVAAGGGFKQTLIDAGVGQMILDFSEDWSIPALLLGWLIAVAIRLATGSATVATISAAGLAAPLAADMSTSHTALLVLAIGAGSLFFSHVNDAGFWLVKEYFGMDVGQTIKTWSVMETIISVVGLGFVMLLSLIV; encoded by the coding sequence GTGACCAGTCTCAGCGTCGAGACGCTGGCAGCGGACGCCGTGGAACCGATCACCTCGGCCGGCAACACGCAGCTGGGCATCGCCGTTCTCGCCGGTATTGCCGTCATCGTCCTGCTCATCACCCAGTTCAAACTGCACGCCTTCCTCGCCCTGACCATCGGCACGCTGGCGCTGGGCGCGTTCGCCGGCGCGTCCCTCGGCGACACGATCCTCAGCTTCTCCGCCGGTCTCGGCTCGACCGTCGCGGGTGTCGGTGTGCTGATCGCGCTCGGCGCGATACTCGGCAAGCTGCTCGCGGACTCGGGCGGCGCCGACCAGATAGTCGACACGATCCTCAGCCGGGCGAGCGGGCGTGCCATGCCGTGGGCGATGGTCCTCATCGCCTCGGTGATCGGGCTGCCGCTCTTCTTCGAGGTCGGCATCGTGCTGCTGATCCCGGTCGTGCTGCTGGTCGCCAAGCGCGGCAACTTCTCCCTGATGCGGATCGGTATCCCGGCGCTGGCCGGCCTCTCCGTCATGCACGGACTGATCCCGCCGCACCCCGGTCCGCTCGTCGCGATCGACGCCATCGGCGCCGACCTCGGCGTGACGCTGGCGCTGGGCCTCCTCATATCGATCCCAACGGTGATCATCGCCGGGCCGCTGTTCTCCCGTTACGCCGCGCGCTGGGTGGACATCCAGCCGCCCGAGCGGATGCTCCAGACGCTGGAGAAGCGTCCGTCCGAAGAGAGCGACAGGCGTCCGAGCTTCGGCGCCACCGTCGCGACCGTGCTGCTGCCGGTCGTCCTGATGCTGGTCAAGGCACTGGTCGACATCGTCGTGGACGACCCGGAGAACCAGGTCCAGAAGGTCGCCGATGTCATCGGCTCCCCGCTGATCGCGCTGCTCGCCGCCGTGCTCGTCGGCATCTTCACACTGGGACGGGCCGCCGGATTCACCAAGGACCGGATCGCGTCGACCATCGAGAAGTCCTTCGGGCCCATCGCGGGCGTGCTGCTGATCGTCGCCGCGGGCGGCGGTTTCAAGCAGACCCTGATCGACGCGGGCGTCGGCCAGATGATCCTCGACTTCTCCGAGGACTGGTCGATCCCGGCGCTGCTGCTGGGCTGGCTGATCGCGGTGGCGATCCGGCTGGCGACCGGCTCGGCGACCGTCGCGACGATCTCCGCCGCCGGGCTCGCGGCGCCGCTCGCCGCCGACATGTCCACCTCCCACACCGCGCTGCTGGTGCTGGCGATCGGCGCCGGTTCGCTCTTCTTCAGCCATGTCAACGACGCGGGCTTCTGGCTGGTGAAGGAGTACTTCGGGATGGACGTCGGTCAGACGATCAAGACCTGGTCGGTGATGGAGACGATCATCTCCGTCGTCGGTCTCGGCTTCGTGATGCTGCTCTCGCTGATCGTCTAG
- a CDS encoding gluconokinase — translation MNTPHVVVVMGVAGTGKTTVGPLLAAALGVPYAEGDDFHPPANIAKMSAGTPLDDDDRRPWLDAIGRWAHSRAGLGGVVSSSALKRLYRDRLRAAAPDVLFLHLTGDRALIERRMADRKGHFMPTALLDSQFATLQPLGDDEAGVTVDVAGTPEEITERGVAALAALDRPQGPYEPELT, via the coding sequence ATGAACACCCCCCACGTCGTCGTGGTGATGGGCGTGGCAGGTACCGGCAAGACGACCGTCGGTCCCCTGCTGGCCGCCGCCCTGGGCGTCCCGTACGCCGAGGGCGACGACTTCCACCCCCCTGCGAACATCGCCAAGATGTCCGCCGGCACCCCGCTGGACGACGACGACCGCCGGCCGTGGCTGGACGCGATCGGGCGCTGGGCGCACAGCCGCGCCGGTCTCGGCGGTGTGGTCAGCAGCTCGGCGCTCAAGCGCCTCTACCGCGACCGGCTGCGGGCCGCGGCGCCCGACGTCCTCTTCCTGCACCTCACCGGTGACCGCGCCCTGATCGAACGGCGGATGGCGGACCGCAAGGGGCACTTCATGCCCACCGCCCTGCTGGATTCACAGTTCGCCACGTTGCAGCCCCTGGGCGACGACGAGGCGGGCGTCACCGTCGACGTGGCGGGCACCCCCGAGGAGATCACCGAACGGGGCGTCGCCGCGCTGGCGGCACTCGACCGTCCCCAAGGGCCCTACGAGCCCGAACTCACCTGA
- a CDS encoding FadR/GntR family transcriptional regulator, translating into MTTEGRGLHTHVLDTLGLAITGGEYPEGGVVRTDEVARRFDVSRTVVREVVRVLESMHLVQSRRRVGVTVRPAAEWNVYDPRVIRWRLAGNDRPRQLRSLTVLRSAIEPVAAGLAATHATPEQCAALTEQALGMVATSRGHQLEGYLRHDVAFHRVVLDASGNEMFARLGDVVAEVLTGRTRHEVMFHDPDPAAVTLHVQVAEAVRERDAARAEELTRQIAVGALQELDVLAP; encoded by the coding sequence ATGACCACAGAAGGCCGGGGCCTGCATACCCATGTGCTCGACACCCTCGGTCTCGCCATCACGGGGGGCGAATACCCCGAGGGCGGCGTCGTGCGCACCGACGAGGTCGCGCGGCGCTTCGACGTCTCGCGCACCGTGGTACGGGAAGTGGTCCGCGTCCTCGAATCGATGCACCTCGTCCAGTCCCGGCGCCGCGTCGGCGTGACGGTGCGGCCCGCCGCCGAGTGGAACGTCTACGACCCGCGGGTCATCCGCTGGCGCCTCGCGGGCAACGACCGGCCGCGCCAACTGCGTTCACTGACCGTGCTGCGCTCCGCGATCGAACCGGTGGCCGCCGGTCTCGCCGCCACCCATGCCACACCCGAGCAGTGCGCCGCCCTCACGGAGCAGGCGCTCGGCATGGTCGCCACCTCACGAGGACACCAACTGGAGGGCTATCTACGGCACGACGTCGCCTTCCACCGGGTGGTACTCGACGCGTCGGGCAACGAGATGTTCGCCCGGCTCGGAGACGTGGTCGCCGAGGTCCTGACGGGGCGCACGCGGCACGAGGTGATGTTCCACGACCCCGACCCGGCGGCCGTGACCCTGCATGTACAGGTCGCCGAGGCCGTACGGGAGCGGGACGCGGCCCGTGCCGAGGAGCTGACCCGGCAGATCGCCGTCGGCGCCCTCCAGGAACTCGACGTGCTCGCACCCTGA
- a CDS encoding S-(hydroxymethyl)mycothiol dehydrogenase translates to MSQQVRGVVAPGKNEPVRIETIVIPDPGPGEAVVKIQACGVCHTDLHYKQGGINDDYPFLLGHEAAGVVESVGDGVTDVAPGDFVILNWRAVCGSCRACLRGRPWYCFNTHNAEQKMTLTDGTELSPALGIGAFAEKTLVAAGQCTKVDPVVSPAVAGLLGCGVMAGIGAAINTGSVGRGDSVAVIGCGGVGDAAIVGSRLAGAARIIAVDIDDQKLATARTMGATHTVNSRSTDPVEAIRELTGGFGADVVIEAVGRPETYKQAFYARDLAGTVVLVGVPTPEMELELPLLDVFGRGGSLKSSWYGDCLPSRDFPMLIDLHQQGRIDLGAFVTETIGLGDVEKAFAHMHEGHVLRSVVVL, encoded by the coding sequence ATGTCGCAGCAGGTGCGAGGCGTTGTGGCGCCCGGCAAGAACGAGCCGGTGCGGATCGAGACGATCGTGATCCCCGATCCCGGCCCCGGCGAGGCCGTGGTGAAGATCCAGGCGTGCGGCGTCTGCCACACCGATCTGCACTACAAGCAGGGCGGGATCAACGACGACTATCCCTTCCTGCTCGGCCACGAGGCGGCGGGCGTGGTGGAGTCGGTCGGCGACGGCGTCACCGACGTCGCCCCCGGTGATTTCGTGATTCTCAACTGGCGTGCCGTCTGCGGCAGTTGCCGGGCATGTCTGCGGGGCAGGCCCTGGTACTGCTTCAACACCCACAACGCCGAACAGAAGATGACGCTGACGGACGGTACGGAACTGTCCCCGGCGCTCGGCATCGGCGCGTTCGCGGAGAAGACCCTGGTCGCCGCCGGACAGTGCACCAAGGTCGACCCGGTCGTCTCACCGGCCGTCGCCGGTCTGCTCGGCTGCGGTGTCATGGCCGGCATCGGCGCGGCGATCAACACCGGCAGCGTCGGCCGGGGCGACTCCGTCGCCGTCATCGGCTGCGGCGGTGTCGGCGACGCGGCGATCGTAGGATCCCGTCTCGCGGGCGCGGCCCGCATCATCGCCGTCGACATCGACGACCAGAAGCTGGCCACCGCCAGGACGATGGGCGCCACCCACACCGTCAACTCCCGCTCCACCGACCCCGTCGAGGCGATCCGCGAACTGACCGGGGGCTTCGGGGCGGACGTCGTCATCGAGGCGGTGGGCCGCCCGGAGACGTACAAGCAGGCGTTCTACGCACGTGACCTGGCCGGCACGGTCGTCCTGGTCGGGGTCCCCACCCCGGAGATGGAGCTCGAACTGCCGCTGCTCGACGTCTTCGGGCGCGGCGGCTCCCTCAAGTCGTCCTGGTACGGCGACTGTCTGCCGTCCCGCGACTTCCCCATGCTGATCGACCTGCACCAGCAGGGCCGTATCGACCTGGGCGCGTTCGTCACCGAGACCATCGGACTCGGCGACGTCGAGAAGGCCTTCGCCCATATGCACGAGGGCCACGTCCTGCGCTCGGTCGTGGTGCTCTGA
- a CDS encoding MBL fold metallo-hydrolase, with amino-acid sequence MAATGAAARVDHLVTSGTFSLDGGTWDVDNNVWIVGDDTEAIVIDAAHDATAIETALGGRTLRAIVCTHAHNDHIDAAPALAATTGAPVLLHPDDLPLWKQTHPDRLPDGELADGQDLSVAGITLTVLHTPGHAPGAVCLHAPELSTVFTGDTLFQGGPGATGRSFSHFPTIIESIRERLLTLPPGTVVRTGHGDSTTIGDEAPQLDEWIRSGG; translated from the coding sequence ATGGCCGCCACCGGCGCCGCGGCGCGCGTCGACCACCTCGTGACCTCCGGCACGTTCTCGCTCGACGGCGGTACCTGGGACGTCGACAACAACGTCTGGATCGTCGGCGACGACACCGAGGCGATCGTCATCGACGCCGCCCACGACGCCACGGCCATCGAGACCGCGCTGGGCGGCCGGACGCTGCGCGCCATCGTCTGCACCCACGCCCACAACGACCACATCGACGCGGCCCCGGCGCTCGCCGCCACCACCGGCGCGCCGGTCCTGCTGCACCCGGACGACCTGCCGCTGTGGAAGCAGACCCACCCGGACCGGCTCCCGGACGGCGAACTGGCCGACGGCCAGGACCTGTCCGTCGCCGGGATCACCCTCACGGTCCTGCACACGCCGGGCCACGCGCCGGGCGCGGTCTGTCTCCACGCCCCCGAGCTGTCCACGGTCTTCACCGGCGACACGCTCTTCCAGGGCGGGCCCGGCGCCACCGGCCGGTCCTTCTCGCACTTTCCGACGATCATCGAGTCGATCCGCGAACGGCTGCTTACGCTGCCGCCCGGGACGGTGGTCCGTACCGGACACGGCGACTCGACCACCATCGGGGACGAGGCGCCGCAGCTGGACGAGTGGATCCGCTCCGGCGGCTGA